From Butyricimonas paravirosa, one genomic window encodes:
- a CDS encoding FecR family protein, with amino-acid sequence MNIEEIIIKRLSEEHLSKEESVFFDKWYQNSSNREYYNDLLKIRSGIIASQVKERIDKRKAWNQVHPARKISLIRTLLKFAAIMILPLSLGVFLLIRENKQEKVVYAEVPVQPGRKQAVLTLSSGQQVMLADTIVHVNEKGMVISNFPDKELVYKIMNDTMKTETIYNTVTVPRGGEYKLVLADGTIVWLNSDSHIRYPVTFSGNTRQVELEGEAYFEVAKDVEKPFIVRMNEYNVRVTGTQFNVRNYLNESLATTLVEGGVQIERKGKVDRLRPGQQAVLENNEIRIRVVNVEEQVAWRHGAFGFTQCRLENIMEELARWYDVDVFYMNQQVKDYHFSAWFKRSSSINEVINILEKTKKISLDLKGRILTVKDISRN; translated from the coding sequence ATGAATATAGAAGAAATAATAATAAAACGGCTTTCGGAAGAACATTTGTCAAAAGAAGAAAGTGTTTTTTTTGACAAGTGGTATCAAAATTCTTCCAACCGGGAATATTATAATGATTTACTGAAGATTCGTTCGGGCATCATCGCTTCTCAGGTTAAGGAGAGAATTGACAAGAGAAAGGCGTGGAATCAAGTTCATCCAGCACGTAAAATATCCCTGATACGGACTTTGTTGAAATTCGCAGCTATTATGATATTACCTTTGAGTCTCGGGGTTTTCCTTCTCATCCGTGAAAATAAACAGGAAAAAGTGGTTTATGCTGAAGTGCCCGTGCAACCGGGTAGAAAGCAAGCCGTGTTGACCTTATCTTCTGGTCAGCAAGTAATGCTTGCGGACACGATCGTTCACGTGAACGAGAAAGGAATGGTGATTTCAAATTTTCCGGATAAAGAATTGGTTTATAAAATCATGAATGATACCATGAAGACAGAAACTATTTACAACACGGTCACTGTCCCTCGTGGGGGAGAATATAAGCTGGTGTTGGCTGATGGTACCATTGTTTGGTTAAACTCCGATAGCCACATTCGTTATCCGGTGACATTTTCCGGTAATACACGGCAGGTTGAATTAGAGGGGGAAGCCTATTTTGAGGTGGCTAAAGATGTGGAAAAACCTTTCATCGTGCGTATGAACGAGTATAATGTGAGAGTGACAGGTACTCAATTTAACGTTCGGAATTATTTGAATGAGAGTCTGGCGACAACGCTAGTTGAAGGGGGAGTACAGATCGAGAGAAAGGGAAAGGTAGACAGGTTACGACCGGGACAACAAGCTGTTTTGGAAAATAATGAAATACGGATACGGGTTGTAAATGTTGAAGAGCAAGTGGCTTGGAGACATGGTGCGTTTGGTTTCACGCAATGCCGTTTGGAAAATATCATGGAAGAGCTTGCCCGTTGGTATGATGTTGACGTGTTTTATATGAATCAACAGGTAAAAGATTATCACTTCTCCGCTTGGTTTAAACGAAGTTCTTCGATAAACGAGGTGATTAATATATTAGAAAAAACAAAGAAAATAAGTTTAGATTTAAAGGGACGAATTCTCACGGTAAAAGATATAAGTAGAAATTGA
- a CDS encoding SusC/RagA family TonB-linked outer membrane protein, with amino-acid sequence MKFLCRNLIWIMIKIKLVFLVLILGFSSLNAKVWSQQDRIDLVFENMNMVQLFEQIQQKTNLKFVFNHEDVQKYTVSGKVHYKTVSEILDLVFADKPLRYEITSDHVVIFYVQRQDDEKKVTGVKVKGTVTDEEGIPLPGVTVMIKWTSIGTATDIDGKFNLEVPQSDTTKLIFSFVGMQNYELKISKKKTEYNVVMKSDTKALDDVVVTGFFTKKKESFTGSVKTMTVEEIKAVSNTNLVSAISMLTPGMRMVENNAFGSNPNRMPEIVIRGTSSLSTEADQSANQPVIMLDGVEITMRDLYDIDINDIERVDVLKDASATALYGEKAANGVIVIERKRVLNDKLRLSYNLDGALEVPDLRSYDYLNAKDKLEFERLAGLYNFSLLNDFEEYNRKKILISKGMDTDWMSKPLRSGYTINNSIGASGRGNGMTYRLNANVRTVKGVMQKDYRNTIGLNMFLSYHVDNKLTVSFQSSFSDLKWKESPYGKFSDYVVMNPYDSPYDEYGRLNKTLSWEMANPLYEAECGNYDKGSSRSFTNSLSFRWDVRPGLFVNGTGTIVTSKDRTEVFYSPESNVFKDATSRSEQGSLLIENEQYLKYEGRVVVNYAQNFGEDFLLTLHGGADIMKETTTTDGYTAYGFYKSSLHAPNFAAGFGEGKRPTGSEEISTSIGPFVNANFIVKNRYFVDGSFRRSGSSKFGDKNRFAPFWSVGAGWNIHNEEFATRFGWLNTFRLRYSYGVTGNVSFAPYQAVTTYFYNGENFYLHGIGAVPKTMGNRDLKWELTKAHNFGLNLDLWDDRISATFDYYVKTTDDVLIDMSVPPSVGEITVRNNLGQMRNKGFEFEVTALLVALEDWRFSLKVNGDHNKNEILGISNSLAKYNEEANADGSSAPKILYKEGESTSAIYAVRSAGINPATGEEVFIKRNGAWTLEYDPNDKVVVGDESAWLKGAFFPMLSYKGWQLNMAFEYNFGGQIYNTTRADNVENVNPRNNVDRRAFEERWKNVNDVPAYLDIANADSRTSYHTSRFVEDDNNVICRSIELAYDFNQNLLKKIGFKRLRLSVGMKDPFRMSTVKFERGTEYPFSRGFTFSISPTF; translated from the coding sequence ATGAAATTTTTATGTAGAAACCTAATCTGGATTATGATTAAAATCAAGCTAGTATTCCTGGTATTGATTTTGGGCTTCTCTAGTTTGAATGCGAAAGTGTGGTCGCAACAGGATCGGATTGATCTGGTATTTGAGAACATGAATATGGTTCAGCTTTTTGAACAGATTCAGCAAAAGACCAATCTAAAATTCGTATTTAACCATGAGGATGTTCAAAAATATACCGTTAGTGGAAAAGTACATTACAAGACAGTATCGGAGATTCTTGATCTTGTTTTTGCGGATAAACCTTTACGATACGAGATTACGAGTGATCATGTTGTGATTTTTTATGTTCAACGACAAGATGATGAGAAGAAAGTTACTGGAGTAAAGGTAAAAGGTACGGTTACAGACGAGGAGGGTATTCCGTTACCGGGTGTTACGGTAATGATAAAATGGACATCAATAGGAACGGCAACGGATATTGATGGAAAGTTTAACTTGGAAGTGCCTCAATCGGATACGACAAAATTGATTTTCTCCTTCGTGGGAATGCAGAATTATGAATTAAAGATCTCCAAGAAGAAAACAGAGTATAATGTCGTGATGAAGTCTGATACCAAGGCATTAGATGATGTTGTGGTTACCGGATTTTTCACCAAGAAGAAAGAAAGTTTCACGGGGTCTGTAAAGACAATGACCGTTGAGGAAATTAAGGCGGTATCTAATACAAATTTGGTTAGTGCCATTTCGATGTTAACTCCCGGTATGCGAATGGTGGAGAATAACGCTTTCGGGTCGAACCCGAACCGGATGCCTGAAATCGTCATTCGAGGGACTTCATCTCTGTCCACGGAAGCGGACCAAAGTGCTAACCAGCCAGTTATTATGTTGGATGGTGTAGAGATCACGATGCGAGATTTGTATGATATTGATATTAATGATATCGAACGTGTGGATGTTTTAAAAGATGCTTCTGCTACGGCACTTTATGGAGAAAAGGCTGCTAATGGTGTTATTGTTATTGAGCGAAAAAGAGTGCTGAATGATAAATTACGATTGTCCTATAATTTGGATGGAGCATTGGAGGTTCCTGATTTGAGATCATACGATTATCTGAATGCAAAAGACAAATTAGAGTTTGAACGTTTGGCGGGGTTATATAATTTTTCTTTGTTGAATGATTTTGAAGAATATAATAGGAAGAAAATATTAATTTCTAAGGGAATGGATACTGACTGGATGTCCAAGCCTTTACGTTCGGGTTACACGATTAATAATTCTATCGGGGCTAGTGGCCGAGGTAACGGGATGACCTATCGGTTGAATGCTAATGTGCGAACGGTGAAAGGAGTTATGCAAAAAGACTATCGTAATACGATAGGTCTGAATATGTTCCTTTCCTATCATGTCGATAATAAATTGACCGTGTCCTTTCAATCCAGCTTTTCTGATTTGAAATGGAAAGAGAGTCCTTATGGAAAGTTTTCGGATTACGTGGTTATGAATCCTTATGATTCTCCTTATGATGAATACGGGCGTTTGAACAAGACTCTTTCATGGGAAATGGCAAATCCTCTGTATGAGGCTGAATGTGGTAATTATGATAAAGGGTCAAGTCGTTCCTTTACGAATTCATTGTCCTTCCGTTGGGATGTGAGACCCGGTCTTTTTGTGAATGGGACGGGGACGATTGTAACTTCTAAAGATAGAACGGAAGTTTTCTATTCTCCTGAATCTAATGTGTTTAAGGATGCAACGAGTCGTTCGGAGCAAGGTTCTTTGCTTATTGAAAATGAGCAGTATCTGAAATATGAGGGACGGGTTGTTGTGAATTATGCTCAAAATTTTGGAGAGGACTTCTTGTTAACCTTGCATGGTGGTGCGGACATAATGAAGGAGACTACTACAACAGATGGATATACGGCTTATGGTTTCTACAAATCTTCCTTACATGCACCAAATTTTGCGGCAGGCTTTGGTGAAGGAAAGCGTCCTACCGGATCGGAAGAAATAAGTACGAGTATAGGACCTTTTGTAAATGCAAACTTTATCGTGAAAAATCGTTATTTCGTGGACGGGTCTTTCCGTCGTTCCGGTTCTTCTAAATTTGGAGATAAGAATCGTTTCGCTCCTTTCTGGTCTGTAGGTGCTGGATGGAACATTCATAACGAGGAATTTGCGACTCGTTTTGGTTGGTTGAACACGTTCCGTCTTCGCTATTCTTATGGTGTAACCGGTAATGTTAGTTTTGCTCCTTATCAAGCTGTGACAACTTATTTTTATAATGGAGAAAATTTCTATTTGCATGGTATTGGTGCGGTGCCCAAAACGATGGGTAATCGGGATTTGAAATGGGAGTTGACGAAAGCTCATAATTTCGGGTTAAACCTTGATCTTTGGGATGACCGAATCAGTGCGACGTTTGATTATTACGTGAAGACAACAGACGACGTGTTGATTGATATGTCGGTTCCGCCTTCAGTAGGAGAGATTACGGTTCGAAATAATTTGGGACAGATGCGTAACAAGGGATTCGAGTTTGAAGTAACGGCCTTGTTGGTAGCTTTGGAAGATTGGCGGTTTAGCTTGAAAGTAAACGGGGACCATAATAAAAATGAAATTTTGGGAATTAGTAATAGCTTGGCAAAATATAACGAGGAGGCTAATGCTGATGGATCCTCGGCTCCAAAAATCTTGTATAAAGAAGGAGAGTCAACTTCTGCCATTTATGCTGTACGTTCTGCAGGAATTAACCCCGCAACGGGAGAAGAGGTATTTATCAAGCGAAATGGTGCTTGGACCTTGGAGTATGATCCTAATGACAAAGTGGTAGTGGGTGATGAGTCTGCTTGGTTAAAAGGTGCGTTTTTCCCAATGTTATCATATAAGGGATGGCAATTGAATATGGCCTTCGAGTATAATTTCGGAGGACAAATATATAATACGACTCGTGCAGATAACGTGGAGAACGTGAATCCGAGAAATAATGTGGATCGGAGAGCTTTTGAGGAACGTTGGAAAAATGTGAATGATGTTCCCGCTTATTTGGATATTGCAAATGCAGATTCCCGCACAAGTTATCATACTAGTCGATTTGTAGAAGATGATAATAACGTGATATGTAGAAGTATAGAGTTAGCTTATGATTTTAATCAAAATCTATTGAAAAAAATTGGTTTCAAGCGTTTAAGACTGAGTGTGGGAATGAAAGACCCATTCCGTATGTCAACCGTGAAATTTGAACGGGGTACGGAATATCCATTTAGCCGGGGATTTACTTTCTCAATTAGTCCGACCTTCTAA
- a CDS encoding RagB/SusD family nutrient uptake outer membrane protein: MKRLIYTLFILLTICYSCDSFLDVRPTGEIVNNELFETAEGFEEAIYGVYSYLAREPLYGKNMTYGLVDVVGQYFSGGWDQHWSNQLRLYNYKHMEVRPEIDAIWESMYKGISYVNNMLENLAKHDSTKFALYNVYKAEGLGLRAFMHFELLRLFSESIIQNPNATGIPYRENYTYQVTPFDPINESYNKIIRDFKEAERLLATHGEYFDRVDENAGGFVKDRVIHMNLYAVQALLARVYWEKGDLETAKNYAMKVIDCPFFSMEDKTNVEDIMNGIISDKETIWGLYSEEFPNYTRDVMYSSGGNNYYDPKPDYREIYEVDQDGFDYRLDKWFQTLSDHGAEGLRCMKVVDRFKVRLNTRPVTKLSGINMIRLPELYYIVSEYYLVSDNMEMAATYLDKVVKARGLSGFNKGDGIVVVSRMNINNDRRKELVCEGQWFQIMKHYNMSIYESITDQTFQASKDIYVFPVPDNEYEYRN; encoded by the coding sequence ATGAAAAGATTGATATACACATTATTTATCTTATTGACAATCTGTTATTCTTGTGATAGTTTCTTGGATGTTAGACCGACAGGAGAAATTGTGAATAATGAATTGTTTGAAACTGCCGAAGGATTTGAAGAGGCAATCTATGGTGTCTATTCTTATTTAGCGAGAGAACCTCTGTATGGGAAAAATATGACGTATGGTTTGGTGGATGTTGTCGGACAGTATTTTTCCGGAGGATGGGATCAGCACTGGTCTAATCAGTTGCGGCTTTACAATTACAAACATATGGAAGTGCGTCCGGAAATCGATGCGATATGGGAATCCATGTATAAAGGGATCTCTTACGTGAATAATATGCTGGAAAATCTTGCCAAACATGATTCTACAAAATTTGCCTTGTATAATGTTTATAAAGCTGAGGGATTGGGATTACGAGCTTTCATGCATTTTGAACTTTTACGTTTGTTCTCAGAGAGTATAATACAGAATCCGAATGCAACGGGAATCCCATATCGTGAGAATTATACTTACCAAGTAACCCCATTCGATCCGATCAATGAGTCTTATAATAAGATCATTCGTGATTTTAAAGAAGCAGAAAGATTATTAGCTACTCATGGAGAGTATTTTGATCGGGTGGATGAAAATGCTGGGGGATTCGTGAAGGATCGTGTGATTCATATGAATCTTTATGCAGTACAAGCTTTACTTGCTCGTGTTTATTGGGAAAAAGGAGATTTAGAAACAGCAAAGAACTATGCCATGAAAGTGATTGATTGTCCTTTCTTCTCGATGGAGGATAAGACAAATGTGGAGGATATTATGAACGGTATTATTTCTGATAAAGAAACGATTTGGGGATTATATTCTGAAGAATTTCCTAATTATACGCGGGATGTAATGTATTCTAGTGGTGGAAACAATTACTATGATCCGAAACCGGATTATAGGGAGATTTACGAGGTTGACCAAGACGGGTTTGATTATCGCTTGGATAAGTGGTTCCAGACTTTGTCTGATCATGGTGCGGAAGGTTTGCGGTGTATGAAAGTGGTAGATCGTTTTAAAGTACGATTAAATACTCGTCCCGTGACTAAATTAAGTGGGATTAACATGATTCGATTACCAGAGTTGTATTATATCGTGTCAGAATATTATCTTGTATCAGATAATATGGAAATGGCAGCGACTTATTTAGATAAAGTTGTGAAAGCTCGCGGTTTAAGTGGCTTTAACAAAGGGGATGGCATTGTTGTTGTGTCGCGAATGAATATTAATAATGACCGCCGTAAAGAATTGGTTTGTGAAGGGCAATGGTTCCAGATTATGAAACACTATAATATGTCAATTTATGAATCAATAACCGATCAAACATTCCAGGCCTCAAAAGATATTTATGTGTTCCCGGTACCTGATAATGAGTATGAATATAGAAATTAA
- a CDS encoding amidohydrolase family protein translates to MRLIGCVIISLLCCFHGNAQEKAIILKNVNVVDVVEGSIRKGQDVVIKKGIIQAVGKGAGTGVSGEVKDLTGMYVMPGLIDAHVHIANDPKESQADRAKHLEYFLRHGVTSIRDAAGDARVLRELKEGVQQGKYLGPDIYYAAFMAGPAYFEGNDREKSMVEGWPEPYAPWMQCIRPDSDLDKAMEDAKEWGCTGVKIYGGFDRETLLPVVRKAKEHGLQVWGHATLFPAKPWDVADAGVQVISHAYMLEWEGVSEELSGNIFENYEKFYDKIDHNKISVERFLQTVKSKGLIFDPTLFLCMENKMDWSARFVGRANQIGVKICAGTDYINDLNRPFPFIFDELDLYVEKCGFYPMEAIFTVTKVAAEALGVADKVGSVEIEKQADLLVLPGNPYDDIKELRKIRMIIKRGQIL, encoded by the coding sequence ATGAGATTAATAGGTTGTGTTATAATATCTCTCCTGTGTTGTTTCCATGGAAATGCGCAGGAGAAGGCGATCATCCTGAAGAATGTGAATGTCGTGGATGTCGTGGAAGGAAGCATCCGCAAGGGACAGGATGTCGTGATAAAAAAGGGAATAATTCAAGCGGTTGGTAAAGGTGCCGGGACTGGCGTTTCTGGAGAGGTGAAAGATCTGACGGGAATGTACGTGATGCCGGGATTGATCGATGCACACGTGCATATCGCGAATGACCCGAAGGAATCACAGGCGGATCGGGCGAAGCATTTAGAATATTTCTTACGCCACGGGGTAACCTCTATCCGGGATGCGGCGGGAGATGCCCGGGTATTGCGAGAATTGAAGGAGGGAGTACAACAGGGGAAATACTTGGGGCCGGACATCTATTATGCGGCCTTCATGGCCGGACCGGCTTATTTTGAAGGGAATGACCGGGAGAAAAGTATGGTGGAAGGCTGGCCTGAACCTTATGCTCCTTGGATGCAGTGTATTCGTCCTGATTCCGATTTGGATAAGGCGATGGAGGATGCGAAAGAATGGGGATGCACGGGAGTAAAGATTTATGGCGGGTTTGACCGGGAAACATTGTTACCGGTCGTTCGGAAAGCCAAGGAACACGGGTTACAGGTATGGGGACATGCCACGCTTTTCCCCGCCAAACCGTGGGATGTTGCGGATGCCGGGGTACAGGTGATCTCTCATGCTTATATGTTGGAGTGGGAAGGGGTATCGGAAGAGTTGAGCGGGAATATCTTTGAGAATTACGAGAAATTTTACGACAAGATTGATCATAATAAAATATCGGTAGAACGGTTTCTACAAACCGTAAAATCAAAAGGACTTATTTTTGATCCTACTCTTTTCTTGTGTATGGAAAATAAGATGGATTGGTCTGCTCGTTTTGTGGGAAGGGCAAACCAGATCGGTGTGAAAATCTGTGCGGGTACCGATTACATCAATGATTTAAACCGTCCCTTTCCTTTTATTTTCGACGAACTTGACTTGTACGTAGAGAAATGTGGTTTTTATCCAATGGAGGCGATTTTCACGGTGACAAAAGTTGCAGCCGAGGCATTGGGAGTAGCCGATAAAGTGGGTTCCGTAGAAATCGAGAAACAAGCTGATTTGTTAGTCCTCCCCGGTAACCCGTATGATGATATTAAGGAGTTGCGGAAAATTCGGATGATAATCAAACGCGGACAGATTTTGTGA
- a CDS encoding DUF4843 domain-containing protein — protein sequence MRKLLYTSITALLLLGALFSCTDEDYKLYNTSLTNKIYFDKDTFFFEYGPREDKEVDLEVPISLIGLANFDRDVEFKVSADVRNSTAKLGVHYNMDEIQVFMKDSVTAAIKLDFKRDNLVKDIQYKLYLNLEANDEYIPTNRTKCLVFFGDISIEQPEWWRPDRLGTYNQDKLILFIKYFHETKEKLPVLYDDIESKWGEYLDNESHSRYPYLLTTYVYLGYFKQHIYTPMYEYYLQTGDEHYKLPNPATTEYE from the coding sequence ATGAGAAAATTATTATACACGAGTATTACTGCGCTATTGTTATTAGGGGCATTGTTTTCATGTACGGATGAAGATTATAAATTGTATAATACCTCTTTAACAAATAAGATTTATTTTGACAAGGACACGTTCTTTTTTGAATATGGTCCCCGTGAAGATAAAGAAGTTGATCTGGAAGTCCCGATTAGTTTGATTGGTTTAGCTAATTTTGATCGAGATGTTGAATTTAAGGTGAGTGCGGATGTGCGTAATTCAACAGCGAAATTAGGAGTTCATTATAACATGGATGAAATTCAAGTGTTTATGAAAGACTCTGTGACAGCAGCTATCAAATTAGATTTTAAACGAGATAACCTAGTAAAAGATATTCAGTATAAATTATACTTGAATTTGGAAGCAAACGATGAATATATACCAACCAATAGGACAAAATGCCTCGTGTTTTTTGGTGATATTAGTATCGAGCAACCCGAATGGTGGCGTCCTGATCGATTAGGAACCTATAATCAGGATAAGTTGATATTATTTATCAAGTATTTCCATGAAACTAAAGAAAAATTGCCCGTCTTGTATGACGATATTGAATCCAAATGGGGAGAATATCTGGATAACGAATCACATAGCCGATATCCGTATTTACTGACGACCTATGTTTATTTAGGTTATTTTAAACAGCATATTTATACTCCGATGTATGAGTATTATCTACAGACAGGAGATGAACATTATAAATTGCCCAATCCGGCAACAACAGAGTATGAATAA
- a CDS encoding peroxiredoxin family protein, which yields MKKIIIVGLFLLVLFGCKQTTVQIAGEVEKQWKSDSVEVTLPNARRRERLMVASIQKDGTFHLSGNIAPGKLVFVNFSKDYVRIPVYIEQKHYTLVESGDKYYLLSEESSLQNRYVEFLKELDKLNQDYEKECQGYDTITDIHQKATRSEMLDQKFTRKNELVLEGIREFAGTEIAQNLIHEILFYCEVDFKFFTQAIEALGDSIPNSGMKTRIFDAYNKLKAKQLIGQAPDFELPDVEGQKIRLADFRGKHVLLDFWASWCAPCRKKNKELNQQYPELRDAGLEVISVSLDSKKAPWLQALKEDRVAWVQLIDETGFEQSEVRKAYKVEQVPTVYLIGPDGNILLKNPGVEEIHEIIRQKRS from the coding sequence ATGAAGAAAATAATTATTGTCGGGTTATTTTTACTTGTTCTGTTCGGCTGCAAGCAAACTACAGTCCAGATTGCGGGAGAAGTTGAAAAGCAATGGAAAAGTGATAGCGTGGAAGTCACGCTTCCTAATGCCCGACGAAGAGAACGGTTGATGGTTGCTTCGATTCAGAAAGATGGGACTTTTCATCTTTCGGGTAATATTGCACCGGGTAAGCTTGTGTTTGTCAATTTCTCGAAAGATTATGTCCGGATACCGGTATATATTGAGCAAAAGCATTATACGCTTGTTGAGTCTGGGGATAAGTATTACCTTCTTTCCGAAGAATCGTCATTGCAAAATCGATACGTGGAATTCCTGAAAGAACTCGATAAATTGAATCAGGATTACGAGAAGGAGTGTCAGGGTTACGATACCATCACGGACATTCATCAGAAAGCCACCCGTTCGGAAATGCTGGATCAAAAGTTCACGAGAAAGAATGAGCTTGTGTTAGAAGGTATTCGTGAATTTGCCGGAACGGAAATTGCACAAAACCTGATACACGAAATCCTTTTTTATTGTGAGGTTGATTTTAAATTTTTTACTCAAGCAATCGAAGCTTTGGGAGATAGCATTCCGAATAGCGGGATGAAGACGAGGATTTTTGATGCTTACAATAAGTTGAAAGCAAAACAATTGATCGGACAAGCTCCGGATTTTGAATTACCGGACGTAGAAGGGCAGAAGATCCGATTGGCTGATTTCCGGGGGAAACATGTGCTTTTGGATTTTTGGGCATCTTGGTGCGCTCCTTGTCGAAAAAAGAACAAGGAATTGAACCAACAGTATCCGGAATTACGGGATGCGGGATTAGAAGTAATTTCTGTTTCTCTGGATAGTAAAAAGGCTCCTTGGCTACAGGCATTGAAGGAAGACCGGGTAGCGTGGGTGCAGTTGATTGACGAGACTGGTTTTGAACAGAGTGAAGTGCGGAAGGCTTACAAGGTGGAACAAGTTCCCACGGTTTATCTGATAGGTCCGGACGGGAATATCTTGTTGAAGAATCCGGGGGTTGAAGAGATACATGAAATCATAAGACAGAAGAGATCATGA